A genome region from Dolichospermum compactum NIES-806 includes the following:
- a CDS encoding CHAT domain-containing protein translates to MPSASIAIARLVNTGTDHFAIWVVKAPYPSGYVLRDCVFSPELNQVWQEWQQMFAGHSPLDIPSNAISSSVNTLPLTVISPAEGQSTSPYSSRLMQSLGINLWGWIFDGAILSSWERSRGMAMGQKTQLRFRLEIRDPDLIALPWEIMQREVGQSAISLSQDVLFSRTISAVEPLPELRTDRAVNILLVLGHNHKLQLDQEASLLKKTLLEGHPGGKTAAGYAPCTVKTLIQPTKAELIQELETKVYNVFFYAGHGLPDPDGGSLFLGNELRINGIELAQVLTRTGIKLGVFNACWGAQPAAVDHKAILASSLAEVLIRHGVPAVLGMRDEIADAESHSFIQTFAFSLRSRKLIDEAVATARQELLTLYKFNQPAWTLPVLYLHPDFDGELIKDVDEGVTELPNTAISDLVTPVNTAYLRSLTPGGKTWPLRSGVTRIGRTKENDIIIPEIYISRHHAEILCRKTLKETTSMTTYYLQDFSTYGTTWYLSPNGWQQILREEVPLTSGMQLMFGSSKGEIWEFIREDSIPRGSTPVPTPKSHS, encoded by the coding sequence ATGCCTTCGGCGAGTATAGCGATCGCCCGTCTAGTAAATACTGGCACAGATCACTTCGCTATTTGGGTAGTCAAAGCACCATATCCTAGTGGTTATGTTCTCCGTGATTGTGTTTTCTCCCCTGAACTTAATCAAGTTTGGCAAGAATGGCAACAAATGTTTGCTGGTCATAGTCCCCTGGATATTCCTTCTAATGCAATTTCTTCATCAGTCAATACTTTGCCATTAACTGTAATTTCACCCGCTGAAGGTCAAAGTACCAGTCCTTATAGTAGTCGTCTGATGCAATCATTAGGCATCAATCTCTGGGGATGGATATTTGATGGGGCGATTTTGAGTAGCTGGGAACGGAGTCGGGGTATGGCTATGGGTCAAAAGACTCAATTACGCTTTCGGTTAGAAATTCGTGATCCTGATCTAATTGCCCTCCCCTGGGAAATTATGCAGCGGGAAGTTGGACAATCCGCCATATCTCTTTCCCAAGATGTTTTATTTAGTCGTACCATCAGCGCAGTTGAACCATTACCAGAATTGCGGACTGACCGGGCGGTAAATATTCTGCTGGTGTTAGGACATAATCATAAATTACAACTAGATCAGGAAGCGTCTTTACTAAAAAAGACATTGTTAGAAGGTCATCCTGGGGGCAAAACTGCCGCTGGATACGCACCTTGTACAGTAAAAACCCTGATCCAACCGACAAAGGCAGAGTTAATTCAGGAGTTAGAAACTAAAGTTTATAATGTGTTTTTTTATGCTGGTCATGGATTACCAGATCCAGATGGAGGCTCATTATTTTTAGGAAATGAACTCAGAATTAATGGCATAGAATTAGCTCAGGTTTTAACACGAACAGGCATAAAATTGGGAGTTTTTAACGCCTGTTGGGGAGCGCAACCAGCAGCAGTTGATCACAAGGCTATACTGGCTAGTAGTTTGGCTGAGGTGTTGATTCGTCATGGTGTGCCAGCGGTATTGGGGATGCGTGATGAAATTGCTGATGCCGAAAGTCATAGTTTTATTCAAACCTTTGCTTTCAGTTTGCGATCGCGTAAATTAATTGATGAAGCAGTGGCAACCGCTAGACAAGAACTATTGACACTGTATAAATTTAATCAACCAGCTTGGACATTACCAGTTCTCTACCTCCATCCTGATTTTGATGGAGAACTGATTAAAGATGTGGATGAAGGAGTCACAGAACTACCCAATACGGCGATTTCTGACCTAGTTACCCCCGTTAATACAGCTTATTTGCGATCGCTCACACCAGGAGGCAAAACTTGGCCATTACGTTCTGGAGTCACCCGCATCGGTCGCACAAAGGAGAATGATATTATCATCCCCGAAATTTATATTTCTAGACACCACGCAGAAATTTTATGTCGAAAGACTCTCAAAGAAACTACATCCATGACCACTTATTACCTACAGGATTTCTCTACCTATGGGACAACCTGGTATTTAAGCCCTAATGGTTGGCAACAAATTCTCCGGGAAGAAGTACCTTTAACTTCAGGAATGCAGTTAATGTTTGGGAGTTCTAAAGGTGAAATTTGGGAATTTATTCGAGAGGATTCCATCCCTAGGGGCAGCACCCCCGTACCTACCCCCAAAAGTCACTCATAA
- a CDS encoding response regulator transcription factor codes for MSAQLLLVDDEPGLREAVKEYLQESGFRVQTASNAREGWNWMQENTADLVISDIMMPQVDGYQFLKQMRDDPRFQALPVVFLTAKGMTGDRIQGYHAGVDAYLPKPFDPDELVAIVENLLARRSAQTPTTGEDSDTPNLADLANQIAQIRILLTHRSAISQSPAPFKIDLTPREQSVLNLVAEGLMNKEIARRLETSVRNVEKYVSRLFSKTGTNSRTELVRFALEHGLAK; via the coding sequence ATGTCAGCACAATTGTTACTGGTAGATGACGAACCAGGATTGCGGGAAGCCGTCAAAGAATACTTACAAGAAAGCGGTTTTAGGGTTCAAACTGCCAGTAATGCCCGTGAAGGTTGGAACTGGATGCAAGAGAACACAGCTGATTTGGTCATTTCTGATATTATGATGCCCCAGGTGGATGGCTATCAGTTCCTCAAGCAAATGCGAGATGACCCCCGTTTCCAAGCCTTACCAGTGGTATTTTTAACTGCTAAGGGCATGACAGGCGATCGCATTCAAGGCTATCATGCAGGTGTTGATGCGTATTTACCTAAACCATTCGATCCTGATGAATTAGTCGCCATAGTTGAAAACTTACTAGCGCGTCGCAGCGCCCAAACTCCCACTACCGGGGAAGACAGCGACACCCCAAATCTTGCCGATTTGGCTAATCAAATCGCTCAAATTAGAATACTATTAACTCACAGGAGTGCGATATCCCAATCTCCAGCCCCGTTTAAAATAGATTTGACTCCTAGAGAGCAAAGTGTTTTAAATTTGGTAGCAGAAGGACTAATGAATAAGGAAATTGCCCGTCGCTTAGAAACAAGCGTCCGCAATGTCGAGAAGTATGTCAGCCGATTATTTAGTAAAACTGGTACTAATAGTCGCACCGAGTTAGTTCGTTTTGCTCTAGAACATGGTCTAGCTAAGTAA
- the ndhM gene encoding NAD(P)H-quinone oxidoreductase subunit M, whose product MDNLMLLKSTTRHVRIFAAEMDKDDLIPSNQVLTLDIDPDNEFNWNEDALQKVYRQFDQLVEASSGEDLTDYNLRRIGSDLEHYLRSLLQKGEISYNLSSRVTNYSMGLPQVATSNNQ is encoded by the coding sequence ATGGATAACCTGATGCTGCTCAAGTCCACAACCCGTCATGTTCGCATTTTTGCGGCTGAAATGGACAAAGATGACCTGATTCCAAGTAATCAAGTCTTGACATTGGATATTGATCCAGACAACGAGTTCAACTGGAATGAAGATGCTTTGCAAAAAGTTTATCGCCAGTTTGATCAACTGGTAGAAGCATCTAGTGGCGAGGATCTGACAGATTATAACTTACGCCGTATTGGTTCAGATTTGGAGCATTATCTGCGATCGCTCCTCCAAAAAGGTGAAATTAGCTATAATCTCTCCAGTCGGGTTACTAACTACAGTATGGGACTACCCCAAGTAGCAACTAGTAACAACCAATAG
- a CDS encoding PP2C family protein-serine/threonine phosphatase, translating to MENDAVTLCCPNEYCQSANPLTHKFCQQCSTPLPKRYLWAVGSDFSHCHGSILNDAGARYLVIDKSILLDIKPGVLPEIPELDDLEKIRPYLKLITYRLHIPQVYGILNLSNEQTKTEILLLEKPPLIVNANITQVNLCKSLDDAWSQASSMRQIHWLWQLANLWQPLVIEGVASSLLDNSVLRVEGVLIRLLELRFDDKNSPTLPQLGEFWQQLLPTTKPNIAPFVQQVCDWLIKGEINSSSQLIKILDQGLSQLAQSQTTTIKIYTKTDPGPSRPRNEDACYPAGDTLITKPPQENTLAIVCDGIGGHEGGNVASNLAIETIYKQVKELTSVPTENIDPALLLSDLELAVATANDKISQRNDNEHRQGRQRMGTTIVMALPIAHEMYIAHVGDSRAYWITNHGCHQVTLDDDVASREVRLGYALYREALEHSGSGSLVQALGMGKSTSLHPTSQRFIVDEDAVFLLTSDGLSDFDRVEESWETEILPLLSGKTSIEDVAQRLIEIANTKNGHDNATIALVHYHVEYSEPETIITADISHLLPDTELYSTGDDTANGQSFINSPKTQVISERKTARLSQLPLQLFILLGLTLSSGLLGYWFKLQIKSPTVISSPSPFSTGKPPTLTAQRSLENLAPSWVIQANNSIILNRQTFPAESFFQVIEKKDNPNAVDNPDVRLRVCEKSSPASATPKIVQLKFSELQDLVKDISILQSDQPSICEQETGNR from the coding sequence ATGGAAAATGATGCGGTAACGCTCTGCTGCCCAAATGAATATTGTCAATCGGCTAATCCCCTCACCCACAAATTTTGCCAGCAGTGTTCCACTCCCTTGCCAAAGCGTTATCTTTGGGCTGTGGGCAGTGATTTTAGTCATTGTCATGGGTCTATTTTAAACGATGCGGGCGCTCGTTATTTAGTCATTGATAAATCCATACTTTTAGATATTAAACCTGGTGTATTGCCCGAAATACCTGAATTAGATGATTTAGAAAAAATTAGACCCTACCTCAAACTCATCACCTATCGTCTCCATATCCCACAAGTTTATGGAATCCTCAATTTAAGTAATGAGCAGACTAAAACAGAGATACTACTATTAGAAAAACCACCATTAATAGTTAATGCAAACATTACTCAAGTTAATTTATGTAAAAGCTTAGACGATGCTTGGAGTCAAGCCTCATCAATGCGTCAAATTCATTGGCTATGGCAATTAGCTAATTTGTGGCAACCCCTAGTTATTGAAGGAGTAGCATCTAGCCTTTTAGATAATTCTGTATTAAGAGTAGAAGGTGTACTAATCCGCTTATTAGAATTACGGTTCGATGATAAAAATTCGCCAACATTACCCCAACTAGGAGAATTTTGGCAGCAGTTACTACCAACTACTAAACCAAATATTGCTCCATTTGTGCAACAAGTATGTGATTGGTTAATTAAAGGAGAAATTAACTCATCGAGTCAATTAATTAAAATTTTAGACCAGGGATTGAGTCAATTAGCACAATCTCAAACAACCACAATTAAAATCTATACTAAAACAGACCCAGGACCCAGCCGCCCCCGTAACGAAGATGCTTGTTATCCTGCCGGGGACACTTTAATCACGAAACCACCGCAGGAGAACACCCTAGCTATTGTTTGTGATGGTATTGGTGGACATGAAGGCGGTAACGTGGCTTCCAACCTGGCAATTGAAACTATTTATAAACAAGTCAAAGAACTGACTTCAGTTCCCACCGAAAATATAGATCCCGCTTTACTACTTTCGGACTTAGAACTGGCAGTAGCCACAGCTAATGACAAAATCAGCCAGCGTAACGATAACGAACACCGTCAAGGGCGACAACGCATGGGAACAACTATTGTTATGGCTTTACCTATTGCCCATGAAATGTATATTGCCCATGTCGGTGATAGTCGTGCCTATTGGATTACTAATCATGGTTGTCATCAAGTTACCTTAGATGATGATGTTGCATCCCGTGAAGTCCGTTTAGGCTATGCTCTCTACAGAGAAGCTTTAGAACACAGTGGTTCTGGTTCATTAGTTCAGGCATTGGGAATGGGTAAAAGTACCTCGCTACACCCCACATCTCAACGTTTTATTGTTGATGAAGATGCTGTTTTCTTACTCACATCCGATGGGTTGAGTGATTTTGATAGAGTGGAAGAATCTTGGGAAACTGAAATATTACCTCTTCTCTCTGGAAAAACAAGTATAGAAGATGTTGCCCAAAGATTAATAGAAATTGCTAATACTAAAAATGGACATGATAATGCCACTATTGCCTTAGTACATTATCATGTTGAATACTCTGAACCAGAGACGATAATTACAGCGGATATTTCTCATCTTTTACCTGATACAGAATTATACTCGACAGGTGATGATACAGCCAATGGACAGAGTTTTATTAATAGTCCGAAAACTCAAGTTATTTCTGAACGCAAGACTGCTAGACTTTCCCAATTACCATTACAGTTGTTTATTCTTTTAGGGTTAACATTATCATCTGGTTTGTTGGGATATTGGTTTAAACTCCAAATTAAGTCACCAACAGTAATTTCTTCTCCCTCTCCATTTTCTACAGGTAAACCACCAACTTTGACGGCACAAAGAAGTTTAGAAAATCTTGCTCCTAGTTGGGTAATTCAAGCTAATAATTCCATAATCTTAAATAGGCAAACTTTCCCTGCTGAAAGTTTTTTCCAAGTTATAGAGAAAAAAGATAATCCTAATGCTGTGGATAATCCAGATGTGCGGTTGCGGGTCTGTGAAAAATCCAGTCCGGCATCAGCAACTCCTAAAATAGTACAACTGAAATTTTCTGAACTGCAAGATTTAGTCAAGGACATCTCTATTTTACAATCAGATCAACCTAGCATTTGTGAGCAGGAAACAGGGAACAGGTAG
- the cobA gene encoding uroporphyrinogen-III C-methyltransferase — MPAYLINVSKEMGKVYLVGAGPGDVEYLTVKAYRLLASAQVLVYDALVDSQLLDCVPVDCLKIDVGKRGGKPSTSQTEINALLVKYCLEKKRVIRLKSGDPFIFGRCILEIVALKNAGCEFEIIPGISSALAAPLLAGIPLTDNVLSRCFAVCTAHEPETLNWEALASLETLVILMGGKNLPDIIHQLIKYRKSHSTPIAIIRWAGTPSQEIWTGELGNILEQTAGLSLSPAVIVIGEVVRLRDYL; from the coding sequence TTGCCTGCGTACTTAATAAATGTCAGTAAGGAAATGGGTAAAGTTTATCTTGTTGGTGCAGGTCCTGGAGATGTAGAATATTTAACCGTTAAAGCCTATCGGCTGTTAGCATCTGCCCAGGTATTGGTTTATGATGCTTTAGTTGATAGTCAATTATTAGATTGTGTTCCTGTTGATTGCCTAAAAATAGATGTTGGTAAACGCGGAGGTAAACCCAGCACTTCCCAAACTGAAATCAACGCTTTATTGGTAAAATATTGTTTAGAAAAGAAACGAGTTATTCGACTAAAATCGGGAGATCCTTTCATATTTGGGCGTTGTATTTTAGAAATTGTGGCTTTAAAAAATGCAGGTTGTGAATTTGAAATCATTCCGGGAATTTCTTCTGCATTAGCTGCACCATTATTGGCAGGAATTCCGCTCACAGATAACGTTCTTAGTCGTTGCTTTGCAGTTTGTACAGCCCATGAACCAGAAACTTTAAACTGGGAAGCATTAGCAAGCTTAGAAACCTTAGTAATTTTGATGGGGGGAAAAAATTTACCAGACATAATCCATCAACTGATAAAATATAGGAAATCTCATTCTACACCAATTGCTATTATCCGTTGGGCTGGAACACCCAGTCAAGAAATCTGGACAGGAGAACTGGGAAATATCCTCGAACAAACCGCCGGCTTATCTCTCTCTCCCGCAGTTATAGTTATTGGTGAAGTTGTCCGATTACGGGATTACCTGTAA
- a CDS encoding uroporphyrinogen-III synthase, with protein MSTVNYNLSPLAGKTILVTRSVGQSNQFSDRLTGAGANVIEMPALEIGPPSSWDALDQAILHLSTFNWLILTSSNGVEYFFDRLEKSGQDKNALAGVKIAVVGEKTAQSLQKQNIQADFIPPNFIADSLVENFPESLIGKKILFPRVESGGREVLVKELTAKGAEVIEVPAYESCSPQSIPPAAEYALVNNTVDIITFASSKTVLFFSQLTAHIFTYNPENLARVCIASIGPQTSKTCQTVFGRVDIEAEEYTLEGLTNAIIKFSHN; from the coding sequence ATGTCAACCGTGAATTACAATCTTTCTCCCCTTGCTGGTAAAACTATTTTAGTTACCCGTTCTGTGGGACAATCAAATCAATTTAGCGATCGCTTAACCGGAGCAGGTGCTAATGTGATAGAAATGCCAGCTTTAGAAATTGGACCCCCTAGCAGTTGGGACGCTTTAGATCAGGCAATTTTGCATTTATCAACTTTTAATTGGCTAATTCTCACTTCTAGTAATGGTGTAGAATACTTTTTCGATAGATTAGAAAAATCCGGTCAAGATAAAAATGCTTTAGCTGGTGTGAAAATTGCTGTTGTTGGGGAAAAAACAGCCCAAAGTTTACAAAAACAAAATATCCAAGCTGATTTTATCCCTCCTAACTTTATTGCTGATTCCTTAGTGGAAAACTTTCCCGAATCACTAATAGGTAAAAAGATATTATTTCCTAGAGTTGAAAGTGGTGGCAGAGAAGTATTAGTAAAGGAATTAACAGCCAAAGGTGCAGAAGTAATTGAAGTTCCCGCTTATGAATCTTGCTCTCCTCAAAGTATCCCTCCTGCGGCTGAATATGCTTTAGTTAATAATACTGTAGATATTATTACCTTTGCCAGTTCTAAAACAGTGCTATTTTTCTCGCAATTAACAGCACATATATTTACATACAATCCCGAAAATTTAGCCAGAGTTTGCATAGCGTCTATTGGTCCCCAAACTTCAAAAACTTGTCAAACTGTATTTGGGAGAGTAGATATTGAAGCGGAAGAATATACTTTAGAAGGTTTAACAAATGCCATAATTAAATTTTCTCATAACTAA
- a CDS encoding IS982 family transposase produces the protein MLNEIIAIYAITDDLLKAIGHDEDSRRVMNDAEIITTAVCAAMLFNGNHSKACTYMQEHGLIPNMLDKSRFNKRLHGVFMLMNDLFHQMGMMLKEISEDTEYLLDSFPVPMCDNIRIFNVKLIKSEQYRGYIASKKRYFYGVRVQLLTTKTGIPVEFAFLPGSANDVRGLNALPLNLPPGSEVYGDAAYTDYTIEDDLEQTSQISLKVMRKKKSKRLDPPWIQYIKQHTRHYIETVFSSITSDFPKSIHAVTYQGFLLKVQAFIFAFTLDQAFI, from the coding sequence ATGTTAAACGAAATAATTGCCATTTATGCTATCACGGATGACTTGCTCAAAGCGATTGGACATGATGAAGATAGTCGTAGAGTCATGAATGATGCAGAAATTATCACAACGGCTGTGTGTGCAGCGATGTTATTCAATGGTAACCACAGCAAGGCTTGTACTTATATGCAAGAACATGGATTGATACCAAATATGTTGGATAAATCACGATTTAATAAAAGATTGCACGGAGTTTTTATGTTAATGAATGATTTATTTCATCAAATGGGAATGATGCTCAAAGAAATTAGTGAAGATACGGAGTATCTTTTAGACTCATTTCCTGTGCCGATGTGTGATAATATTCGTATTTTTAATGTCAAGTTAATTAAGTCAGAGCAGTATAGAGGTTATATTGCATCCAAGAAAAGATACTTCTATGGTGTGCGAGTTCAATTATTAACAACCAAAACCGGAATTCCTGTGGAATTTGCGTTTTTACCTGGTAGTGCCAATGATGTACGTGGGCTAAATGCTTTACCCTTAAATCTGCCACCGGGGAGTGAAGTTTATGGTGATGCAGCTTACACAGATTACACAATTGAAGATGACTTGGAACAAACAAGTCAAATTAGTTTAAAAGTGATGCGGAAAAAGAAATCCAAACGTCTTGACCCCCCTTGGATTCAATATATAAAACAACATACTCGTCATTACATTGAAACTGTATTTAGTTCGATTACAAGTGATTTTCCCAAATCCATTCATGCCGTCACATATCAAGGGTTTTTATTGAAAGTGCAAGCATTTATTTTTGCCTTCACTCTCGACCAAGCATTTATTTAA
- a CDS encoding PrsW family glutamic-type intramembrane protease: protein MTGKNARQNAFLRLVSSKVEVSESASRYLLLPGKEMVIGRDPICQIVLDAVIYRMVSRRHAVLRPLSLATDNGYSWVICDLNSANGTFLNGERLKGCQELHLGDRISLGTDGPQFIFEYEVVAQKTMINVSKATVLSSVNYQHLSSKQDSVSFTQLFPIISTGKDLTRKAYLIPGILTVVFVVLMFATVGHPQANQVIVGSYIAFAAYYFVYQLCGKSKPWWVLMAAALSTILILLSPLLDLFITVFRDILPGTLDATSPDGITFTELLVRMFFGAGLMEELLKILPVLGAYWIGKSLRSPWRERIGVWEPLDGILLGTASAVGFTLLETLGQYVPLISQNSGQLVGLQLLIPRILGSVAGHMAYSGYLGYFVGLAVLKPLKGKQILTVGYLSASALHALWNATGAINALFLVVVGVLSYAFLMAAILKARVLSPTRSENFATRFLDPK from the coding sequence ATGACAGGCAAAAACGCAAGACAGAATGCATTTCTGCGGTTGGTGTCCAGTAAGGTCGAAGTTTCCGAGTCAGCATCTCGCTACTTGTTGCTTCCTGGTAAAGAAATGGTAATTGGACGTGACCCCATCTGCCAAATTGTCTTGGATGCCGTAATATACCGGATGGTATCTCGTCGTCATGCGGTACTTCGTCCCCTTTCTTTAGCGACTGATAACGGTTATAGCTGGGTAATTTGTGATTTAAATAGTGCCAATGGCACTTTTTTAAATGGAGAACGCTTGAAAGGATGTCAAGAATTACATTTAGGCGATCGCATTTCCCTGGGTACTGATGGACCACAATTTATTTTTGAGTACGAAGTTGTTGCTCAAAAAACAATGATCAATGTCAGTAAAGCGACAGTATTATCATCTGTTAATTATCAACATCTGTCATCAAAGCAAGATTCTGTAAGCTTCACACAATTATTTCCCATTATCTCTACTGGTAAGGATCTCACTCGCAAGGCCTACCTGATCCCAGGAATCTTAACAGTAGTTTTCGTGGTATTAATGTTTGCTACTGTAGGTCATCCCCAAGCCAATCAAGTAATTGTGGGATCTTACATCGCTTTTGCTGCTTACTATTTTGTTTATCAATTGTGTGGTAAATCTAAGCCTTGGTGGGTACTCATGGCTGCCGCACTGAGTACAATATTAATTTTACTGAGTCCTCTTTTAGATTTATTTATCACAGTTTTCCGCGATATCTTACCTGGGACTTTGGATGCGACATCTCCAGATGGGATTACCTTCACCGAATTATTAGTGCGGATGTTTTTTGGTGCAGGGTTAATGGAGGAACTCCTGAAAATACTACCAGTATTAGGAGCATATTGGATTGGCAAGTCCCTCCGATCACCCTGGCGAGAACGGATTGGGGTTTGGGAACCGCTGGATGGTATTCTCTTGGGTACAGCTTCCGCTGTGGGTTTTACTTTACTAGAAACTCTTGGTCAATATGTACCCTTAATTTCCCAAAATTCTGGTCAATTAGTCGGTTTACAGCTACTCATTCCCCGCATTTTAGGTTCTGTGGCTGGACACATGGCTTACAGTGGCTATTTAGGCTATTTTGTTGGTTTGGCTGTGTTAAAACCCCTCAAAGGCAAGCAAATCCTCACGGTGGGTTATTTGAGCGCTTCTGCACTCCACGCTTTATGGAATGCAACGGGCGCTATTAATGCTTTGTTTTTGGTAGTAGTCGGTGTTTTATCTTATGCATTTCTGATGGCAGCAATTCTGAAAGCACGGGTATTATCACCCACAAGGTCAGAAAACTTTGCTACCCGGTTTCTTGATCCAAAATAG
- a CDS encoding Npun_R1517 family heterocyst differentiation transcriptional regulator has translation MNSKALPRQINNPEVGVYDCEIHLKFRLIEEKSLLSDREQLLQVLLEALTEGSDDFLETLQASVKAQEISEFKASPQMRRQLMRLRNFADAIQ, from the coding sequence ATGAACTCCAAAGCATTACCACGTCAAATAAATAATCCCGAAGTAGGTGTTTATGACTGTGAAATTCACCTCAAATTTCGTCTGATTGAGGAAAAGAGTTTGTTAAGTGATCGTGAGCAACTGTTGCAAGTATTACTAGAAGCTTTAACAGAAGGATCTGACGATTTTTTAGAAACCTTACAAGCATCAGTTAAAGCCCAGGAGATTTCGGAGTTTAAAGCCTCTCCACAAATGCGCCGTCAACTGATGCGGTTACGCAATTTCGCTGATGCCATACAATAG
- the murQ gene encoding N-acetylmuramic acid 6-phosphate etherase has protein sequence MTNFQERGHLLTEQVNPNSLNLDQLNSLELVELFNSEDQKAVAAVAAAKVQLAAAIDCTAERLRQGGRLFYVGAGTSGRLGVLDAAECPPTFCTSPELVQGIIAGGAGALVRSSEDLEDRSEDGESAIAQRQITQLDVVVGITAGGTTPFVHGAINAARQRGAKTIFIACVPAEQVSIEADIDIRLLTGPEVLAGSTRLKAGTVTKLVLNTLSTGVMVKLGKVYGNRMVDVAVTNQKLRDRALRILQDLTGLSREAAGFLLEHSGKWVKLALLMHWTGLDQEAGKQLLAAHHSNLRLAVNSYNQNT, from the coding sequence ATGACAAATTTTCAGGAACGCGGGCATTTACTCACCGAACAAGTTAATCCCAATAGTCTCAATTTAGACCAGCTTAACTCCTTGGAATTAGTGGAGTTATTTAATAGCGAAGACCAAAAAGCAGTAGCAGCAGTAGCAGCGGCGAAGGTGCAGTTAGCAGCAGCTATTGATTGCACAGCAGAAAGGCTACGTCAAGGCGGACGTTTATTTTATGTAGGTGCAGGGACGAGTGGGAGATTAGGAGTATTGGATGCTGCTGAGTGTCCACCGACTTTCTGCACTTCCCCAGAATTGGTACAAGGGATTATTGCTGGTGGTGCGGGAGCATTAGTCCGCAGTTCTGAGGATTTGGAAGATCGGTCTGAAGATGGGGAAAGTGCGATCGCTCAACGACAAATTACCCAATTGGATGTAGTCGTCGGTATTACTGCTGGAGGAACAACTCCTTTTGTTCACGGTGCCATTAATGCAGCGCGTCAACGGGGAGCTAAGACTATTTTTATCGCCTGTGTTCCCGCCGAACAAGTTAGCATTGAAGCTGATATTGATATTCGGTTGTTGACAGGGCCAGAAGTTTTAGCTGGTTCTACTCGCTTGAAAGCAGGAACAGTCACAAAATTAGTCTTGAATACTCTCTCGACGGGGGTAATGGTGAAACTAGGTAAGGTCTATGGGAATCGCATGGTTGATGTTGCTGTCACTAATCAAAAATTACGCGATCGCGCTTTACGGATTTTACAAGACCTCACTGGTTTAAGTCGAGAAGCCGCTGGTTTTTTACTAGAACATAGCGGTAAATGGGTTAAATTAGCATTATTAATGCACTGGACTGGTTTAGACCAAGAAGCAGGTAAACAACTATTAGCAGCCCATCACAGTAATCTCCGACTAGCTGTAAACAGCTACAATCAGAATACTTAA
- the coaE gene encoding dephospho-CoA kinase (Dephospho-CoA kinase (CoaE) performs the final step in coenzyme A biosynthesis.) has product MTKNLIGLTGGIATGKSTVANYLATTYNLPILDADIYARDAVSVGSPILSQIAEKYGREIILNDGNLNRAKLGEIIFNQPEERYWVERVIHPYVRNCFAKAIKESSANTLILVIPLLFEANLENLVNQIWVVSCSPQQQQQRLIERNNLTPEQAAARINSQLPIVEKIARADVVLDNSANLESLLQQIDKVLLQDSTFLEIK; this is encoded by the coding sequence ATGACTAAGAATTTAATTGGTTTAACTGGTGGAATTGCAACAGGGAAAAGTACAGTTGCTAATTATTTAGCGACAACTTACAATTTGCCGATTTTAGATGCAGATATTTATGCGAGAGACGCGGTATCTGTAGGTTCTCCTATTTTGTCACAAATTGCTGAAAAATATGGTAGAGAAATCATATTAAATGATGGTAATTTAAATAGAGCTAAATTAGGAGAAATTATTTTCAATCAACCGGAAGAACGTTATTGGGTAGAAAGGGTAATTCATCCTTATGTAAGAAATTGTTTTGCTAAAGCTATTAAAGAATCATCTGCAAATACTTTAATTTTAGTGATTCCTTTATTATTTGAAGCTAATTTAGAAAATCTAGTTAATCAAATTTGGGTGGTATCTTGTTCCCCACAACAGCAACAACAGCGATTAATAGAACGGAATAATTTAACACCAGAACAAGCAGCAGCGAGAATTAATAGTCAATTACCTATTGTGGAAAAAATCGCTCGTGCTGATGTGGTTTTAGATAATTCTGCTAATTTAGAATCACTTTTACAACAGATAGATAAAGTTTTGTTGCAAGATTCAACATTTTTAGAAATAAAATAG